TCCCGCAAGGCGTTCCTGGGGCGTCTGTTGGCCGACCGGACGACCGGGGAACCGCGTCCGGCGCGGGACCGTGACGCCGCGACCACCGCCGTGTCCGTGCTCGGCGCCGCACAGGGCGTCTGGTGCCTGCGGGTGCACGACGTCGCCTCGACGCTGGACGCGGTGCGGGTGACGGCCCGTTGGGGCGTCGAGGCGACGGCGGCGCGGGTGCCGCTGGGCTGAGCGTCCTTTCGTGGGCGGTCAGCCCAGATGGCCCATCCTGCGGCTGATCTCCTCGGCCCCCTGCGTCAGCACGGGCGCGAGTTCGCGCATGCGTTCCTCGGTGAAGCGGTAGGCCGGGCCGGAGGCGCTGAGCGCGGCGATGACCTCGCCCTCGCGGGAGCGGATCGGGGCCGCCATCGCGTGCAGCCCGAGCTCCAGCTCCTCCAGCGTCACCGCGTAGCCGAGCTCGCGTGCCTCGGTGAGGTCCTTCTCCAGCTTCGTCCTGGCGGTCAGGGTGTGCGGTGTCAGCTTGCGCAGTCCGGACGCCTCCAGCACCTCGGCGCGCCGCCGCTCCGACAGGTGGGCCAGCAGGATCTTGCCGCTGGAGGTGGCGTGCACGGGGGTGAGCTGGCCGACCCAGTTGTGGGTACCGACCGCGCCCGGCCCGCGTACCTGGTGGAGGTTGACCGCGTAGTGCTCCTGGAGCACCGCGATGTTGACGGTCTCGCCGATCTCCTCACTGAGCCGCTCGCAGACCTGTCGGCCCTGCTGGGTGATGTCGAGTCTGCCCGTGACGGCGCCGGCGAGCCGCACGATGCCGAAGCCGAGCCGGTACTTGCCCCGCTCGACGCTCTGCTCGACCAGCCCGCGTGCTTCCAGCGCTCCGAGGAGGCGGAAGGCGGTCGACTTGTGGACGTCGATCTCGGCGGCGACCTCACTGACACCGGCCTCGCCGCGCCGGGCGAGAATCTCCAGAACGCTGACGGCGCGGTCGACGGACTGCACACCGTTCACCGAGCCCGTTGTTGCGCCCT
The window above is part of the Streptomyces sp. NBC_00425 genome. Proteins encoded here:
- a CDS encoding IclR family transcriptional regulator — protein: MSNHAAEGATTGSVNGVQSVDRAVSVLEILARRGEAGVSEVAAEIDVHKSTAFRLLGALEARGLVEQSVERGKYRLGFGIVRLAGAVTGRLDITQQGRQVCERLSEEIGETVNIAVLQEHYAVNLHQVRGPGAVGTHNWVGQLTPVHATSSGKILLAHLSERRRAEVLEASGLRKLTPHTLTARTKLEKDLTEARELGYAVTLEELELGLHAMAAPIRSREGEVIAALSASGPAYRFTEERMRELAPVLTQGAEEISRRMGHLG